The Acidobacteriota bacterium DNA window GTCGACGCGGGTCTCTCCCAGTCTGTCAGGCAGCAGCGACAAACCGCCGTCCAAACGACTCATATCGAGATTCCGGTATCCCAGTCGGAGCAGAACGCCCAGAGATATTATCGTCTTATCGAGATGGCCATCGTGGATAGTCGGTGTATAGAGTTGCACTATCAATCCATCACGTCCGGCGAGACCGAACGCCGGGTGGAACCGTACTTTATCGTCTTTCGCGCTCGCGCGTTTTATTTCGTGGCCTACTGTCGCCTGCGAAAGGAGTTCCGGACGTTTCGCATTGACCGCATCCTGGGCATGACGCTCTCCGAGGAACGCTTCAGTCCCCGGCGCGACGTGAACCCCAGGGACTACTTCGAGGGGAGTTGGGAAGTGTATAGCGGGGAGCCGGTTGAGGTCGTGATCGAGTTCACCGGCTCGGCGGCGCGGGTGGTGCAATCAGGGAGGCATCATCTCAGTGAGGTGGTAGAGACGCTTGGCCCCGATCACGTGCGATACCGCGTGACGGTCAACGGGCTCGAGGAGATCAAGCGCTGGATTCTCGGGTTCGGTGACGAGGCCCGAGTGGTCTCTCCCGAGGAGTTGCGGGGAGAATTGTTGACCATCGGCGAGTATCTCGCGGCAACCTACCGGCCCGCCGAAGGCCGGAAACCGTAGTCCTGTCCGTCGCATTTGGAGAGCAGGCAGGGTTGTCCGGCTATAGTGTGTTACTTGCAGAAATCGTTGTAACGTATTATTTGACAGCGCTGTAGCGCGACCGCGCCATCTGCGCGCATTCTCCCCGATAACAGTGCCGCAACCGGACGGTCCTGAAAGAAGACCGGCAGGTTTTCACTTGTTTCGGGATTTGAGGATCGTTATATGGGTACGTAATTACGGTTGGCCGCCCGTGGCGGTGGCCGAGGCTGATTCACAAGGAGGTCCCGGCTTGGACGTGATACTTGAAACACTCGGCACACCCGGAGCGATTGGCCTCGTTCTCGGACTGTTGGGGATAGTTTTGCTCGCCGCGATTGCCGCTCGCCTTTCGCGGGTAATTGATCTGTTGGATGAACTTGCAGAGCTCATAACATCCGGTACCCGGCATCAGGAAGACGAGGTTGGCCAGCCGAGGTAACATCTCGCTACCGGATCTCGCTTGGAAAACGGCGGTTTGCCCGGTGTGCGGCAAAACGTTTGAATACGTTTCCCGGCGATGTCCTCATACCTGTACCGGGGCCGAGTGCCGGTACAAGTTTCGCTACGGCATTGACAAAGCCTCATGGGTTGACCGCCAGTTGGGCCTCTTTGACCGGACCGGACGATGACCGTGAGCGGTCTTTTCGGTCGTTCGCGCCGCAAATCCCGAGATCGCTGTTTAGAGCCAAACGAAAGGGTAAACGATGACCAGAGTGCTGATAGTGTACTGGTCGGATTACGGCAACACCAAAAAAATGGCCGAGGCCGCTGCCAAGGGTGTCGGCACCATAGCTGACGCCGAGGCCGTGATCAAGACCACCGAGGAGGCCACTGCGATCGACGTGACCGCCGCCGATGCTCTCGTAATTGGTTCGCCGACGCATATGGGTTCGATGGACTGGCACGTGAAGAAGTTCATAGACGAGGTGTGCGGCGGCCTGTGGATGAAAGACGCGCTGTCCGGCCGGGTCGGCGGTGTGTTTGCCACCGGCAGCGGGTACGGCAGTGCCGGGGGCGGCTGCGAGATGGCTATGCTCTCCATGATAAGCAACCTGGCCGAACTGGGCCTTGTCGTCGTGCCGCTGCCCAAGCATACTCCCGGATATCCCCAGGGCGGTCTGCAATGGGGTCCCTACGGACGGTCCGCCGGGCCGAATCTGGAGCAGAAAGAACTGGCCGAGGAGCCGCTGGTGGCCGCGCGGCATCATGGCGCCAACATCGCCCGGCTGGCCGTGAAACTCGGCGAACCGGTCACCTTTGCCAGATAGGGTGGCGCGGTTTGCGAATATTCTGAAGAAAGGACAGCGGTGGCAAAACGAGTTCTCGTGATAGTGGCAAACGGTTATGAGGACATGGAAACCGTGGTGCCGGTCGACGTGCTTACGCGGGCCGATGTGGAAGTCACCATCGCCGGCCTGGAAAAAGGGCCGGTCAAGGGGGCGTACGGCAGCACGATTGTACCTGATACAACGCTGGACCGCATCGACGGCCTGTACGATGCCCTGGTACTTCCGGGCGGGGTGGACAACGCCGAGCGTCTTGCCGCCCATCCCGGGGTCGTCAAGCAGGTGCATGCTCATAACGACGCGGGCAAGCTCGTATGTGCCATATGCGCCTCACCGGCTCTTGTTCTGGCCGAGGCGGCCGGGATCCTGGACGGCCGAAAAGCCACCGGTTACCCCGACTTCAGCAACAAGCTGGCCGCATACGGAGCGGTGGTCACTGATCAGGTAGTGACGGTCGACGGCAACATCATAACCGGCATGGGTCCGGGTGCGGCCCTGCCCTTCGCCCTGGCTGTGGCCGGGTACCTGGTCGGTGCTGAAATCCCTGATGGAATGGCGCAGCGGTGGCGGATCACCTACTGACGCGGAATGATGACGACCGGGCGGGAGTTGCGGGAAGCGGCGGTACGGGACGCGCCAGGTAAAAGTCCC harbors:
- a CDS encoding flavodoxin domain-containing protein: MTRVLIVYWSDYGNTKKMAEAAAKGVGTIADAEAVIKTTEEATAIDVTAADALVIGSPTHMGSMDWHVKKFIDEVCGGLWMKDALSGRVGGVFATGSGYGSAGGGCEMAMLSMISNLAELGLVVVPLPKHTPGYPQGGLQWGPYGRSAGPNLEQKELAEEPLVAARHHGANIARLAVKLGEPVTFAR
- a CDS encoding DJ-1 family glyoxalase III, producing MAKRVLVIVANGYEDMETVVPVDVLTRADVEVTIAGLEKGPVKGAYGSTIVPDTTLDRIDGLYDALVLPGGVDNAERLAAHPGVVKQVHAHNDAGKLVCAICASPALVLAEAAGILDGRKATGYPDFSNKLAAYGAVVTDQVVTVDGNIITGMGPGAALPFALAVAGYLVGAEIPDGMAQRWRITY
- a CDS encoding YafY family protein, with translation MGMPKYDRLLHILNLLRSRRNLNAARLAQECGVTERSIYRDILSLSEANVPIYFDRGYKLASDNFLPPLNFDFEEYTSLKLALESSPLARADRYTNVLKRIRGKVDAGLSQSVRQQRQTAVQTTHIEIPVSQSEQNAQRYYRLIEMAIVDSRCIELHYQSITSGETERRVEPYFIVFRARAFYFVAYCRLRKEFRTFRIDRILGMTLSEERFSPRRDVNPRDYFEGSWEVYSGEPVEVVIEFTGSAARVVQSGRHHLSEVVETLGPDHVRYRVTVNGLEEIKRWILGFGDEARVVSPEELRGELLTIGEYLAATYRPAEGRKP